A genome region from Calliopsis andreniformis isolate RMS-2024a chromosome 2, iyCalAndr_principal, whole genome shotgun sequence includes the following:
- the LOC143188292 gene encoding acyl-coenzyme A thioesterase 13 — protein MSRGVETIKAVLNNIVKIPNFGQCMRKLEIISAGNGNCKAQFVVSEEHLNLGGTMHGGFTSTLIDCVSTYAVMTHGTGVPGVSVNLNVSFMKPAFPGELVTVDAKTVRAGKTLAFLAVDITKNNGKDIIAHGQHTKFIAT, from the exons ATGTCACGCGGTGTCGAGACTATTAAAGCTGTTTTAAATAATATTGTTAAAATACCGAATTTTGGACAGTGCATGAGAAAA CTTGAAATAATCTCAGCTGGAAATGGGAATTGCAAAGCACAATTTGTGGTATCTGAGGAACATTTAAATTTAGGAGGAACTATGCATGGTGGTTTTACAAGTACTCTTATTGATTGTGTCTCTACCTATGCTGTAATGACTCATGGAACTGGTGTACCAGGGGTTTCAGTAAATTTGAATGTCTC GTTTATGAAACCTGCATTTCCTGGTGAGTTGGTGACGGTTGATGCCAAAACGGTACGTGCTGGAAAAACATTAGCTTTCCTTGCAGTGGATATTACGAAGAACAATGGGAAGGATATAATTGCTCATGGTCAACACACAAAATTTATAGCAACATGA
- the Pxn gene encoding peroxidasin — protein MRLSLGVFCWTLLLLGVSSATEPRQIGRTECPHKCMCFVNIVRCMFQKLSRVPKVPANTTVLDLRFNNIAELRPGAFHGLYELHTLLLNDNRIRHLLPRTFEGAPNLRILYLYKNRIEHISPDAFAGLPKLEQLYLHFNHLREIKKGTFNDLPALERLFLHNNMLHHLPADAFHNVGPMTRLRLDSNSLICDCNLVWLVHRLQNKPSEMAAVCEAPDEMRGRSLTAMSPDDFHCSTPRIMTGPQDVEVRIGGTITFTCEVVGNPTPEIKWMRDSNEVSPDGDRYIIQDDGTLVITDATEQDTGEYECLAKSEMGSTKSRSARAVISVPPSLKFTQLPESQTVQVGTDVSLTCRVDGRPTPKIQWWRDNQQLSVGGRIAIEDGGNVLRILTAKESDSARYVCRARNSNGYAETSADLKVVDAAYSPPRMTYEPHDMEVEPGAIIEVPCRVEGVPKPVIQWKKDGTAVEGDRVKISRGGSLYLYNVTAADTGRYECSAVNEYGRATAQALLRVRQPEATDVLVIRAFKDARDEIDRAINNTLMNLFSGNRSQRVNPFRLARFPDAVGRAAARPAEIFERTLVNIRRMVNAGISANATAEFRYEEILTPEQVREIERLSGCTGHRHRQNCTNMCYHTKYRSIDGSCNNLQHPTWGSSYTGFRRNLQPIYENGISSPVGWEKGRRYYGFPKPAARLISTTLVSTHTVTSDDRITHMVMQWGQFLDHDLDHALPAVSSESWDGIDCKKSCDNAAPCFPMEVPPGDPRINNRRCIDFIRTSAVCGSGMTSVLWNSFTPREQLNQLTSYLDASQVYGYDDDLARDLRDFSTDHGLLREGPTIPGHKPLLPYASGQFVDCRRNPLESSINCFVAGDIRANEQVALLAMHTIWLREHNRIARLFREMNPHWNGEKIFQEARKIVGAEMQHITYQHWMPYVFGGTADELLGHYSGYDPNLDASISNVFATAALRFGHTLIQPRLERLNESFQSIPHGPLLLRDAFFSPWRLVEEGGVDPLMRGMFATAAKLKLPEQNLNTELTEQLFRTAHAVALDLAAMNIQRGRDHALPGYLEWRRFCNMSHIETFEDLAGEISSAKVRQKLRELYGHPGNIDVWVGGVLEDQLPNAKVGPLFKCLLLEQFRRTRNGDRFWYESPTSFKPEQLAQIRQTSLARILCDNGDNINRVQPNVFLLPEGDNRFVTCDELPYVDLRVWSDCCDGCEDHSNTISRFRRSAAKYLPQQNNLMIKDVVSRDPTERIEYLERTIEETKHESRKIRELAESLSHRIEELRSLLEDMKKSK, from the exons GGATCTACGATTCAACAACATAGCAGAACTGCGACCAGGCGCCTTCCATGGCCTCTACGAGCTGCACACGCTCCTGTTGAACGACAATCGCATCAGGCACCTCTTGCCTAGGACCTTCGAGGGTGCACCGAACCTGAGGATCCTCTATTTGTACAAGAACCGCATAGAACACATATCCCCAGATGCATTCGCTGGCCTGCCGAAATTGGAGCAGTTGTATTTGCACTTCAACCACCTGCGAGAGATCAAGAAGGGCACGTTCAATGATCTCCCTGCTTTGGAGAGGCTGTTTCTGCACAATAACATGCTCCATCACCTGCCTGCAGACGCGTTCCACAACGTGGGCCCGATGACGCGACTTCGACTCGATAGCAATTCCCTGATATGCGATTGCAATCTTGTCTGGCTGGTGCATAGGCTGCAGAACAAACCCTCGGAGATGGCTGCTGTGTGCGAGGCTCCGGATGAAATGAGGGGGCGATCGCTGACGGCGATGTCTCCAGATGATTTTCATTGCT CTACACCGCGAATAATGACTGGTCCCCAGGACGTGGAAGTCAGGATTGGCGGCACTATCACCTTCACCTGCGAGGTGGTAGGCAACCCAACGCCAGAGATCAAGTGGATGAGAGACTCGAACGAAGTGTCTCCCGACGGGGATCGTTACATTATCCAAGACGATGGAACTCTTGTGATAACCGATGCGACCGAGCAGGACACTGGCGAATATGAATGCTTGGCTAAGAGCGAAATGGGTTCCACGAAATCCAGAAGCGCTAGGGCCGTGATCTCGGTCCCCCCCTCGCTGAAATTCACCCAGTTGCCCGAGTCCCAGACTGTACAGGTGGGCACAGACGTCTCCTTGACCTGCAGAGTCGACGGCCGACCCACGCCAAAGATCCAGTGGTGGCGAGACAACCAGCAGTTGAGCGTGGGTGGTCGTATCGCGATAGAGGATGGCGGGAACGTGCTTCGTATCCTCACTGCAAAAGAATCTGACTCGGCGAGGTACGTCTGCAGAGCGAGGAATTCAAATGGATACGCGGAAACCAGCGCGGATTTGAAGGTCGTCGACGCGGCCTACAGTCCACCTAGGATGACGTACGAGCCTCACGATATGGAGGTGGAACCTGGAGCCATTATCGAAGTACCCTGTAGGGTGGAGGGTGTCCCCAAACCAGTAATACAGTGGAAGAAAGACGGCACCGCTGTGGAAGGGGACAGGGTGAAAATATCGCGTGGAGGAAGCTTGTATCTTTATAACGTTACCGCTGCGGACACTGGAAG GTATGAGTGTTCAGCTGTAAACGAGTACGGTCGCGCGACAGCCCAAGCCCTGTTGCGTGTTCGCCAACCTGAGGCGACAGATGTCTTAGTGATAAGAGCCTTCAAGGATGCCAGAGACGAAATCGATCGCGCCATTAACAATACATTAATGAACCTCTTCAGTGGCAACAGGTCTCAACGAGTTAATCCATTCAGGCTTGCACGTTTCCCCGATGCTGTTGGCCGTGCTGCAGCCAGGCCAGCAGAAATCTTTGAAAGAACGCTTGTTAACATTCGACGCATGGTGAATGCTGGTATCTCGGCGAACGCCACTGCTGAGTTCCGATATGAGGAAATCCTGACGCCGGAACAG GTTCGAGAGATTGAAAGGCTCTCCGGTTGCACTGGCCACAGACATCGCCAGAACTGTACAAACATGTGTTACCACACGAAGTACCGCAGCATAGATGGTAGTTGCAACAATCTACAACATCCCACGTGGGGTTCCTCTTACACCGGATTTCGCAGAAACCTGCAGCCCATCTATGAGAATGGGATCTCCTCGCCAGTTGGCTGGGAGAAGGGACGTCGTTACTATGGGTTCCCAAAGCCAGCAGCGCGACTGATCTCGACGACTCTAGTTTCAACGCATACTGTAACCTCTGACGACAGGATCACCCACATGGTGATGCAATGGGGGCAATTCTTGGACCACGATCTGGATCACGCCTTGCCTGCTGTGTCTAGCGAATCCTGGGATGGCATAGACTGCAAGAAATCTTGCGACAATGCTGCCCCCTGTTTCCCCATGGAAGTTCCACCCGGGGATCCTCGAATAAACAACAGAAGATGCATCGATTTTATCAGAACAAGCGCTGTTTGTGGTTCTGGGATGACGAGCGTATTGTGGAACAGCTTCACTCCTCGTGAACAACTGAATCAGCTTACTAGTTACCTAGATGCCTCCCAGGTGTATGGCTACGACGACGACTTGGCTAGAGATTTACGCGATTTCTCAACAGATCATGGCTTACTGCGGGAAGGCCCAACCATTCCTGGCCACAAACCACTCCTGCCGTATGCCTCTGGTCAGTTTGTGGATTGCAGGAGGAATCCTCTGGAAAGCTCAATTAACTGTTTCGTAGCGGGAGATATTCGAGCCAACGAGCAAGTGGCTCTCTTAGCGATGCATACGATATGGCTACGAGAGCATAATCGTATAGCTCGTCTTTTCAGAGAGATGAATCCACACTGGAACGGTGAGAAGATCTTCCAAGAAGCTAGAAAAATCGTCGGTGCTGAGATGCAGCATATTACTTATCAACATTGGATGCCTTATGTTTTCGGAGGCACAGCTGACGAGCTTCTTGGCCACTATTCTGGCTATGACCCTAACTTGGATGCTAGTATATCAAACGTTTTCGCAACTGCTGCTCTCAGATTCGGGCACACATTGATCCAGCCTCGATTGGAGCGTCTGAACGAGTCTTTCCAATCGATACCCCACGGTCCCCTGCTACTAAGGGACGCTTTCTTCTCGCCCTGGCGTTTAGTCGAGGAGGGTGGAGTGGATCCCTTGATGAGAGGAATGTTCGCCACTGCTGCTAAGCTGAAGTTACCAGAACAGAACTTGAATACTGAGTTAACAGAACAGCTGTTCCGCACAGCGCACGCGGTAGCTTTGGATCTGGCAGCGATGAACATTCAACGAGGAAGGGATCATGCTTTGCCAGGGTACTTAGAATGGCGACGATTCTGCAATATGTCACATATAGAGACCTTTGAAGACTTGGCTGGTGAGATCAGCAGCGCTAAGGTCAGACAGAAGTTGAGGGAATTGTATGGTCATCCTGGAAATATAGACGTCTGGGTAGGCGGAGTTCTCGAGGACCAGCTACCCAATGCTAAAGTAGGGCCACTCTTTAAATGTCTTTTATTAGAGCAGTTCAGGCGTACTAGGAACGGAGACAGGTTCTGGTACGAGAGTCCTACGAGTTTCAAGCCTGAACAACTGGCTCAAATTCGGCAGACCAGTTTGGCGAGGATTCTCTGCGATAATGGTGATAATATTAATCGAGTTCAGCCGAATGTATTTCTCTTGCCAGAGGGTGACAATAGATTCGTCACCTGTGACGAGTTACCGTACGTGGACTTAAGAGTGTGGTCAGATTGCTGTGATGGTTGCGAGGATCACAGCAATACGATCTCGCGTTTCAGGCGCAGTGCAGCCAAATACTTGCCACAGCAAAATAATTTAATGATTAAGGATGTTGTATCGCGAGATCCCACTGAAAGAATCGAGTATTTAGAGAGGACGATCGAGGAGACGAAGCATGAGTCTAGAAAAATTAGGGAACTTGCTGAATCCTTGTCTCATAGAATAGAGGAATTGAGGTCACTCTTAGAGGATATGAAGAAATCGAAGTAG